One genomic window of Nicotiana sylvestris chromosome 10, ASM39365v2, whole genome shotgun sequence includes the following:
- the LOC104232413 gene encoding uncharacterized protein, with protein sequence MKEMNNGLEGTDLGKEAAHFLIPTSQSLDRQADDIHREARKNRRLIEKLLKIVYIVTTVVISLNLVAVISLSVFGIFKFRRTLKLLITLCWIFTTLCWFLFGIYYFLDNFAGDTCSACTRKFPVRSLQQQFELNSSL encoded by the exons ATGAAAGAAATGAATAATGGCTTAGAAGGAactgatttaggcaaagaagcaGCTCACTTCTTGATTCCTACATCTCAGAGTCTTGACAGACAGGCTGATGATATACATAGAGAAGCCAGAAAAAATAGACGACTAATCGAGAAACTTCTCAAGATAGT GTACATAGTGACTACAGTGGTTATTTCTCTAAACTTGGTTGCTGTAATTTCCCTATCAG TATTTGGGATATTCAAATTTAGAAGAACCCTTAAATT GCTCATTACATTGTGTTGGATCTTTACAACTCTGTGTTGGTTTCTTTTTGGCATTTATTACTTCTTAGACAA CTTTGCTGGAGATACATGCAGTGCATGCACTAGAAAATTTCCAGTCAGATCCCTACAACAGCAGTTTGAGCTCAATTCTTCCCTGTGA